A stretch of Bos taurus isolate L1 Dominette 01449 registration number 42190680 breed Hereford chromosome 5, ARS-UCD2.0, whole genome shotgun sequence DNA encodes these proteins:
- the PNPLA5 gene encoding LOW QUALITY PROTEIN: patatin-like phospholipase domain-containing protein 5 (The sequence of the model RefSeq protein was modified relative to this genomic sequence to represent the inferred CDS: inserted 3 bases in 2 codons) — translation MICIDYSKEKGSSVPVITVFIPVVPTITPSIRTLESDVGSFGARILVHRIYFEIASVASKLFSPTSFMPARAHLVHTRHPFSAPSASDHPSRPCSSRTPASGPIATSCFEKEGSWSRSFAGAAFLGLYHVGVIHRLRQXSPRLLRGASRFYGSSSGALIAVSIVSGLSVDLCCSLILAMVKRVEQLSLGIFHPTFMPIETIRQDLQDSLPTDIHILASQRLGISLTHWPEGKNFIVTDFATRDEVIEALVCTAYFPFYCGTIPPTFRGKRYIDGALSDNMPFADSPSTXNGMVDICPQSSSASIHEMNAFSANFQISTKNLFRGITCLIPSSLEVMANSCRQGYLDALRFLERRGLTKEPVLWSLVSKEPPAPADGTPDAAHDRGLSLNWAVPNVLVKDVPDFEQLSPELEAALKKACMRDPSAWASFCRSGPGWALTYLLLPFEYVYFQSRRLVEWLPDMPADLWWMQGLLRSLALEVCSRTKDQLLRLVGLLVTSSLQPKAAPPKDLAKEPRSAHQA, via the exons ATGATCTGTATCGACTACAGTAAGGAGAAGGGATCTTCTGTACCGGTCATCACAGTCTTCATACCTGTTGTGCCCACGATCACACCCTCCATCAGA ACGCTGGAGAGTGACGTCGGCTCCTTCGGCGCCAGGATCCTGGTTCACCGGATCTACTTCGAGATCGCCTCTGTGGCTTCAAAGTTGTTCTCCCCTACATCATTCATGCCGGCCAG GGCACACCTGGTGCACACCCGG CACCCCTTCTCTGCCCCGTCGGCCAGCGATCATCCCTCCCGGCCCTGTTCCAGCCGCACCCCTGCGTCTGGTCCCATTGCCACGAGCTGCTTCGAGAAGGAGGGCAGCTGGAGCCGGTCCTTCGCGGGCGCGGCTTTCCTGGGTCTCTACCACGTGGGGGTGATCCACCGCCTGAGGC CCAGCCCGCGCCTCCTCCGCGGCGCCAGCCGCTTCTACGGCTCCTCGTCCGGGGCGCTCATCGCCGTCAGCATCGTCAGCGGTCTGTCTGTCG ATTTGTGCTGCTCCCTCATCCTGGCCATGGTCAAGCGAGTGGAGCAGCTGAGCCTGGGCATCTTCCACCCCACCTTCATGCCCATCGAGACCATCAGGCAGGACCTGCAAGACTCGCTGCCCACAGACATTCACATCCTGGCCTCCCAGCGGCTGGGCATCTCGCTGACCCACTGGCCCGAGGGCAAGAACTTCATTGTCACCGACTTCGCCACCCGCGATGAGGTCATTGAG GCCTTGGTCTGCACCGCGTACTTCCCTTTCTACTGTGGGACGATTCCTCCCACGTTCAGGGGGAAG CGCTACATTGACGGTGCTCTAAGCGACAACATGCCCTTTGCGGACTCACCCTCCAC AAACGGGATGGTGGACATCTGTCCCCAGAGCAGCTCGGCTAGTATACACGAGATGAACGCCTTCAGTGCCAACTTCCAGATCTCCACCAAGAACCTCTTCCGGGGCATCACCTGCCTCATCCCTTCCAGCCTCGAG GTAATGGCCAACAGCTGCAGACAAGGCTACCTGGATGCCCTGAGGTTTCTGGAGAGACGCG gactcACCAAGGAGCCAGTGCTGTGGAGCTTGGTGTCTAaggagcccccagccccagctgaCGGGACCCCAGATGCTGCCCATGACAGAGGCCTGTCGCTCAACTGGGCAGTGCCCAATGTGCTGGTCAAGGACGTGCCCGACTTTGAGCAGCTCTCCCCAGAGCTGGAGGCTG CACTGAAGAAAGCCTGCATGCGGGACCCCAGTGCCTGGGCCTCTTTTTGCCGCTCAGGGCCTGGGTGGGCGCTGACGTACCTGCTGCTGCCCTTTGAGTACGTCTACTTCCAAAGCAGAAG ATTGGTGGAGTGGCTGCCGGACATGCCCGCCGACTTGTGGTGGATGCAAGGCTTGCTGAGGAGCTTGGCCCTCGAGGTCTGTTCCAGGACGAAGGACCAGCTCCTCAGGTTGGTCGG CCTCCTTGTCACCAGCTCCCTCCAGCCTAAGGCCGCTCCTCCCAAGGACCTGGCCAAGGAACCCAGATCTGCCCATCAGGCCTGA